ATTTTCTTGGATTAACACTCATATAGATTTTCGCCTATTTGAAAAGTGTCAACTTAACTATTCGTAAGAGATGAACCATCCCAAAAAACCGGATTATAAAATAGTATAAAGGTTAAGTGCGCCAAAAAATCGTAGTTCACTCGCCCATCATCTGCACCACCAGGCGGCGAGACCGGCCGCGATTATCAAAATCCACAAAGGCAATTTCTTGCCACGTGCCCAGAGTGAGCTGGCCGTCCACAAACGGCACAGTGATAGAGGGGCCAAGCAAGGCTGCACGGACGTGGGAAAAACCGTTGCCGTCATGCCATCTTTGGTTGTGTTTGTATTCCCAGGCCTGGGCCGCCACGCGCTCAAAAAAATCTTCAAAATCTTGCAGCATCCCACTTTCGTATTCTACCGTGGTAATGGCGCTGGTGGCGCTGGGAGTAAACACAGTCGCCAGACCGTTTTTGAGACCGCTGCCGCGCACTGCCTCTTCTACCCGGCGGGTGATGTTGTAAAAATCGCAAAAGCCTTTGGTGGATAGGCTAAATTCTTGAGTAACAACCATGGGTGACTCCTTTACCGTTCAAAAAGTAGGCAAAATGGTAAAATAACAAAGTAGCAGGGTAGCTGTCTCTTTACCTGGCTACCCTGCGCCTTGTTCAGTCTTTTAGATGAGACGCCGGGTTTAACTCCGCAATCTGGCGCCCAACTCCTGCGCCAGGCGTTTGACAATTTTATCTTGCTGTTTGGCCACCACCTGGTCGGTGAGGGTGCGATCTTGGGCCTGGAAGGTAAGGCTGTAGGCCAGGCTCTTTTTGCCCGGGCCAAGCTGCGCTCCCCAGAACACGTCAAACAAACGCACCTCCACCAGCAAGGGCCGGCCGGTTTGGGCGATGAGCGTTTCCACCTGTTCCGCCGGAAGATTCTCATCCACCACCACGGCAATGTCTTGCTGCACTGCGGGAAAGCGAGAGAGACTCCGCACCACGTACAAGTCCGGTATCTGGCATAGCAAGGCGTCAAGGTCAAAATCGGCGGCCAGCACCGGCTGGCCATCGTCTACTTGCAGCTCGTAAGCAGCCACCACCAGCGGGTGCAACTGGCCCAACACACCCATCGCCTGACCATTGACCCGCAACTCGGTCACCCGACCCGGATGGTAGGCTAGGTGTTGGGTGGGAATGTAAACGATGTTGTCCAGGTGCAGCCCATTGAGAAACGATTCTACCACCCCCTTCAAATCATAAAAGTCAACCACACTCCTATCTGCACCAGGCAGCCAGGTAATGTCCTCACGCGGGCCGGCCATCACCATAGCCAAGCGGACCGGCTCGGCGGGCAGGATGGCGGCTTCGCCCTGTTCCCCCTCTTGAGAAAGAGGATTGGGCAGGTAGACGCTACCCACTTCAAATACCTGCACCCGGTGATGATGTTTGCTATTTTCAGCCGCCATTTCCAATACGCTGTTGAGCAGGCTGTGGCGCATTACGGTCCGCTCCGGGGTGGAGGGATTGGCCAGGGTAACATACTGCGCCCTGGCCGGATAGTCCTGGCCCAATACGCGAGCTTCGGCCTGGGGCGTGGTGAGCCGATAGGTGATCACTTCTTGCAGGCCGGCCTGGATCAACAGATCGCGGGTGCGCTCCTCGCGGTCAAGGGCAGGATTATTACGCTGCGGCGGCAGTTCGTCCGCAATTTCCGATACCGGCAGGCGATCATAACCGTAAATCCGAGCAATTTCTTCAATCAGGTCGGCCCGGCCCGTTGTCGGCTCGGCCGAAATGTCCAGCCGGTGATCCGGCACAGTCACCCGCAAGGTAGGGCTATCGGCCTGAATTTCTTGCACCTGGAATTCCAATGATTCCAAAATATGCTTGATCTTGGCCAATTCAATTTCGATCCCCAACAAGCGGGTCACTTCGGCCTGGGGCAGGTCAAACACCACGGCTTCCGGCGAGTTGGGATAATAATCCAACACCCCCTTGACCGCGGCGCCGGCCAGGTCGGCCATCAATTTGGCCCCTCGCAATGCGCCCAGCATCGCCAGGCTGGGATGCACGCCCCGGCTGAAACGATAGGCCGCCTCAGAGGGAATATTGAGCGCCTGGCTGGTGCGGCGAATGTTGATAAAGTTCCAGGCCGCCGCTTCCAATAGAATGTTTTGGCTTTGCTCACTGACCTCACTTTCTCCCCCCCCCATGATGCCGCCAATACTGAGATTGCCCTTGGGATCGGTGACCAAAATGGAGTAGTCAGGCATCTGGTGAATCTTTTCATCCAAGGTCAGCACAGTTTCGCCGGGTTCGGCCAGACGGGTGATAATTTTAACCACTCCCTCCTTTGTACCCTCCGTTGAGGAGAAAGATGAGGGGGGATACTCAACCGCCCGGTGGCGCAGCACGTCCCAATCAAAGGCATGGTTGGGCTGGCCCGTTTCCAACATCACGTAGTTACTCACGTCCACAATGTTGTTGATGGGGCGCATCCCGGCCAGCCGCAATCGGCGCTGCATCCAATAGGGCGACGGCTTGATTTCGATCCCCTCAAGCAGGATGGTCACAAAGCGGGGGTTCAACTCCGGCTCGGTGGTTTCAATATCCAACACACCTTCCAACGAGGGAGGCAACACCTCGGCGTGGCCCATGGTCAAACCACTGCCGGCCAGAACCGCGGGTTTATAATCGGCCAATTCACCCCCACTGACATCATATACGGCGGGGTAGCGCACTTTCTGGCCCGTCAGCGCGGCTACCTCCCGCGCCACCCCCAAAATGGAGGCGCAGCGGCTGATGTTGGGCGTCAAGTCAATATCCAGCACCACATCGCCCCATAGATCAACCAGGGGTGTACCCGGCGGGGCATCATCCTGTGCCAGGATGATGCCCGTGTGGTCGTCGCTGAGGCCCAGCTCTTTTTCGGAGCAGAGCATATGGCGGTTCATGATCCCCCGCACTTCACGACCCTTGAGCTTCATTTTTGCGCCGGGTTCTTTGGCGTGACCATCGTAGACTGTGGCCCCTTCCATCACAAAAGGCGATTTGAGACCCAGGTGGCTAATGTCGCCCTGGCCGACGAACTCAAACAGGTTGGGTGCGCCGGTAACCACGGTTTCCGGCGCGGCGGCGCCAATGTCAACCGTAGCCAAAACCAGACGATCGGCGTTAGGGTGTTGCTCTACCTTAAGAATGTGGCCCAGCACCAATTTATCATGATCCCAAACTAAATCAGCCCCTTCCACGCCGATATAGTCAATGCCGCCAACTTCCAGCCCGGCCAGGGTTAAACGTTTGGCCAGTTCTGCTACAGGTAACGTAATGTCTACAAAATCTTTTAACCAGCTAATAGGTACTTTCATATTCAACTCTCGATTTTTTAAGTTTTTTGGCAATGGCGGCAAGGTAGCAAGTAGCAGGGTAGCGACTATTATAGCACTCTGCTACTCTGCCATTCTGCTACCCTGCTAAAACTGCTCCAAAAACCGCAGGTCATTGCCCCAGAAATAACGGATGTCCTCGATGCCATGGCGGAGCATGGTGACCCGTTCCGGCCCCATGCCAAAGGCGAAACCGCTGAATTTGTCAGGGTCGTAGCCGCCGTTACGCAACACATTAGGGTGAACCATGCCGCAGCCCAGAATTTCCAGCCAGCCGGTATACTTGCAGATACGGCAACCCCGGCCGTCACACAAAAAACACTGCACGTCCATCTCCGCAGAAGGCTCGGTGAAGGGGAAATGGCTGGCCCGGAAACGCACCGGACGGCCCTCGCCGTAAAGCCGGTTAGTGAAGTTGATGAGCGTGCCCTTTAAATTGCTGAAACGGATGCCAGGACCAACGGCCAACCCTTCAACCTGATAGAATTGAATTTCCGAGCGAGCCGTAATCTGCTCGTGCCGGTAACACATCCCCGGCAAAATGACCCGAATCGGTTCCGGGTAATAGTCGCGCATTACTCGAATTTGGCCGGGTGAGGTGTGGGTTCTTAAAAGCACGTCAGGATTGGTGGTGTAGAAGGTATCCTGCATCTCACGAGCCGGGTGATGCGGCGGGAAGTTGAGGAACTGGAAATTCATTTCGTCGGTTTCCACGTCACGACTGCGATAAACCTGGAAGCCCATTTCGGCCCAAATCTGGTAGATACGGCGCAGGGTTTGGGTGCTGGGATGTAATCGGCCGCGGGACACGGGGCGTCCCGGCAGGGTCACATCGAGCGCGTCCTCCGCCAGGGCTTGCTCCATTTCGGTGACTTTCACGGCCTGGGCTTTCTGCTCGTAGGCCGCTTCCAGTTCTTGACGTAATTGGTTAGCCCGCTGACCAAACGTAGGTCGTTCTTCTTTGGGCAGTTCACCCACCCGCCGCAGCATTTGGGTGATTTCGCCTTTGCGGCCAATGTATTTGCTGTGCCAGGCATCAAGGACATCGCCCGTATTGAGCTGCCCTAACTCGGCGCGGGCGCTTTCGGCCATGGTTTCGAGTTGGTTGAGCATATCTTGTTCTCCTCATCGTGGATAATGTCTATCGTCGGCAGAGCCATATCATAGTCTATCTTGCCTTGTGAGACAAGTAGCAGGGGGCAAGAATGTTGGGCAAATAAAAAGGGCGCAACCGAGAGTGGTCGCGCCCTGGAAAACCCCTTGTTATCTAGCTGCCTCAACCTCCGGCCATCAGAGCGCGCCACAACGCGCCGCTAAAAAAGAAAAAGAACCCCATAAAGGCAAAGGCAAACACGGCCAACCAGGTGTTAGTATTGGCCGTACTATCTTCAGCTTTGGCAATCACTTCTATTTTGGGTTGGTTTTTGAGCCACCGGTAGAGTTGTTTTGACATGATATATTTCTCCTGATATTGATGACAATATAGCACATTCCGGGGTCCATGTCAACCAATTTTTCAAAATTCAACCAAATTTCCTATAATTCAATGATTGTTGAAATAAAATAGCATTTGTTATCTATGTAAGTGACGAATGTCACTTGACATCTACTGGCACAGGGCGTATAATCCAGCATAGATATTTCAATAGAGATTGAAATAGATTGGGGCCTGAATAGAAGGTCGTTTTTTTGGATGATATACTTCAATAGTTATTGAATTAATTACCCAAAAAGGCAATGGAGATGATCGTATGGCCGAGAAGCAAACTATTTGTGGGGAAACATTGGATAAAGCGACCACCAT
The Anaerolineae bacterium genome window above contains:
- the pheS gene encoding phenylalanine--tRNA ligase subunit alpha, which encodes MLNQLETMAESARAELGQLNTGDVLDAWHSKYIGRKGEITQMLRRVGELPKEERPTFGQRANQLRQELEAAYEQKAQAVKVTEMEQALAEDALDVTLPGRPVSRGRLHPSTQTLRRIYQIWAEMGFQVYRSRDVETDEMNFQFLNFPPHHPAREMQDTFYTTNPDVLLRTHTSPGQIRVMRDYYPEPIRVILPGMCYRHEQITARSEIQFYQVEGLAVGPGIRFSNLKGTLINFTNRLYGEGRPVRFRASHFPFTEPSAEMDVQCFLCDGRGCRICKYTGWLEILGCGMVHPNVLRNGGYDPDKFSGFAFGMGPERVTMLRHGIEDIRYFWGNDLRFLEQF
- a CDS encoding phenylalanine--tRNA ligase subunit beta, with product MKVPISWLKDFVDITLPVAELAKRLTLAGLEVGGIDYIGVEGADLVWDHDKLVLGHILKVEQHPNADRLVLATVDIGAAAPETVVTGAPNLFEFVGQGDISHLGLKSPFVMEGATVYDGHAKEPGAKMKLKGREVRGIMNRHMLCSEKELGLSDDHTGIILAQDDAPPGTPLVDLWGDVVLDIDLTPNISRCASILGVAREVAALTGQKVRYPAVYDVSGGELADYKPAVLAGSGLTMGHAEVLPPSLEGVLDIETTEPELNPRFVTILLEGIEIKPSPYWMQRRLRLAGMRPINNIVDVSNYVMLETGQPNHAFDWDVLRHRAVEYPPSSFSSTEGTKEGVVKIITRLAEPGETVLTLDEKIHQMPDYSILVTDPKGNLSIGGIMGGGESEVSEQSQNILLEAAAWNFINIRRTSQALNIPSEAAYRFSRGVHPSLAMLGALRGAKLMADLAGAAVKGVLDYYPNSPEAVVFDLPQAEVTRLLGIEIELAKIKHILESLEFQVQEIQADSPTLRVTVPDHRLDISAEPTTGRADLIEEIARIYGYDRLPVSEIADELPPQRNNPALDREERTRDLLIQAGLQEVITYRLTTPQAEARVLGQDYPARAQYVTLANPSTPERTVMRHSLLNSVLEMAAENSKHHHRVQVFEVGSVYLPNPLSQEGEQGEAAILPAEPVRLAMVMAGPREDITWLPGADRSVVDFYDLKGVVESFLNGLHLDNIVYIPTQHLAYHPGRVTELRVNGQAMGVLGQLHPLVVAAYELQVDDGQPVLAADFDLDALLCQIPDLYVVRSLSRFPAVQQDIAVVVDENLPAEQVETLIAQTGRPLLVEVRLFDVFWGAQLGPGKKSLAYSLTFQAQDRTLTDQVVAKQQDKIVKRLAQELGARLRS
- a CDS encoding YjbQ family protein, with the protein product MVVTQEFSLSTKGFCDFYNITRRVEEAVRGSGLKNGLATVFTPSATSAITTVEYESGMLQDFEDFFERVAAQAWEYKHNQRWHDGNGFSHVRAALLGPSITVPFVDGQLTLGTWQEIAFVDFDNRGRSRRLVVQMMGE